A single genomic interval of Mycolicibacterium sp. MU0053 harbors:
- the ruvX gene encoding Holliday junction resolvase RuvX — protein sequence MAPDLDRQPDRPGTDDPGRGRRLGIDVGTVRIGVAVSDPDAILATPVETVARDSRKSARHLRRLCALAAEYEAVEVVVGLPRTLADRIGTSADDAIAVADALARRLPEVPVRMADERLTTVTAQRSLREAGVRAKGQRNIVDQAAAVAILQGWLDQRRTVLDSFPPERSHD from the coding sequence GTGGCTCCCGACCTCGACCGGCAGCCGGACCGGCCTGGAACCGACGACCCAGGCCGGGGCCGTCGCCTCGGGATCGACGTCGGCACCGTGCGGATCGGGGTGGCGGTCAGCGACCCCGACGCGATCCTGGCCACTCCGGTCGAAACGGTGGCGCGCGATTCCCGGAAGTCGGCCCGGCATCTGCGGCGGCTGTGCGCACTGGCCGCCGAATATGAGGCGGTCGAGGTGGTGGTCGGGCTGCCCCGGACGCTGGCCGACCGGATCGGCACGTCGGCCGACGACGCCATAGCGGTGGCCGATGCGCTCGCCCGGCGCCTGCCCGAGGTGCCCGTTCGGATGGCGGATGAACGATTGACCACGGTGACCGCGCAGCGCTCGCTGCGCGAGGCCGGGGTGCGCGCCAAGGGGCAGCGCAACATCGTCGATCAGGCCGCCGCCGTGGCGATCCTGCAGGGATGGCTCGATCAGCGCCGTACAGTACTGGACAGTTTTCCCCCCGAGAGGTCGCATGACTGA
- a CDS encoding B-4DMT family transporter: MSKWLLRGLVFAGLMIVVRLVQGTLINQFETQALLISVVLLAIFAVCALLWGWLDGRADARTNPDPDRRNDLAMTWLLAGLVAGVVSGVVCWLISVVYPALYVGGLINELTTFAAFTALLVFLPAITAVAVGRWLVDRNAPPVVRQRDAGWDDERADTDVFAAVRDDERTAETAGAEDYPEQQSSAVAVAERDPNEDRPAQ; this comes from the coding sequence ATGAGCAAGTGGTTGTTGCGCGGACTGGTGTTCGCGGGCCTGATGATCGTTGTCCGCCTCGTCCAGGGGACGCTGATCAATCAGTTCGAAACCCAGGCGTTGTTGATCAGCGTGGTGCTGCTGGCGATCTTCGCGGTCTGCGCCCTGCTGTGGGGCTGGCTCGACGGCCGGGCCGACGCGCGCACCAATCCCGACCCCGACCGCCGCAACGACCTCGCGATGACCTGGCTGCTCGCCGGGCTGGTCGCCGGGGTGGTCTCCGGCGTCGTGTGCTGGCTGATCTCCGTGGTGTACCCCGCGTTGTACGTCGGCGGGTTGATCAACGAGCTGACCACGTTCGCGGCGTTCACCGCGCTGCTGGTGTTCCTGCCGGCGATCACCGCGGTCGCCGTCGGCCGGTGGCTGGTCGACCGCAACGCGCCGCCGGTGGTCCGGCAGCGCGACGCCGGGTGGGACGACGAGCGCGCCGACACCGACGTGTTCGCCGCCGTCCGCGACGACGAGCGCACCGCGGAGACCGCGGGCGCCGAGGACTACCCGGAGCAGCAGAGCTCTGCGGTGGCCGTGGCTGAGCGGGACCCGAACGAGGACCGCCCCGCGCAGTAA
- a CDS encoding shikimate kinase — protein MAPKAVLVGMPGSGKSTIGRRLAKATGSAFLDSDAKIVEVAGRPIADIFATDGEAEFRRIEEEVIKTALVEHDGILSLGGGAVTSPGVRDALAGHTVVYLEISAAEGVRRTNSGTVRPLLAGGDPAEKFRTLMTERVPLYRRVATMRVNTNRRNPGAVVRQLADRLEHPEPNPRDPQDAKVAKAAKPRRRRRSSWRLSSSPQPGSEPGAATPPKPAAPGPDSPPSPSPPTPATPAALAARRSEVRK, from the coding sequence ATGGCTCCCAAGGCGGTACTGGTCGGAATGCCGGGATCGGGGAAGTCGACGATCGGGCGTCGGCTCGCCAAGGCCACCGGATCGGCGTTCCTGGACTCCGACGCGAAGATCGTCGAGGTTGCCGGACGCCCCATCGCCGACATCTTCGCCACCGACGGGGAGGCCGAGTTCCGCCGCATCGAAGAAGAGGTGATCAAGACCGCACTGGTCGAGCACGACGGCATCCTGTCGCTCGGCGGCGGTGCGGTCACCAGTCCCGGCGTGCGTGACGCGTTGGCCGGTCACACCGTGGTGTACCTGGAAATCAGTGCGGCCGAAGGTGTTCGGCGCACCAACAGCGGCACCGTCCGGCCGCTGCTGGCCGGCGGCGATCCGGCCGAGAAGTTCCGCACGTTGATGACCGAGCGGGTGCCGCTGTATCGCCGGGTGGCGACCATGCGGGTCAACACCAATCGGCGCAACCCCGGCGCGGTGGTTCGCCAGCTGGCCGACCGCCTCGAGCATCCGGAACCGAACCCCCGAGACCCCCAGGACGCCAAGGTCGCCAAGGCCGCCAAGCCGCGCCGCCGCCGGCGGTCGTCGTGGCGGCTGTCGTCGAGCCCGCAACCGGGCTCGGAGCCCGGCGCGGCGACCCCGCCCAAGCCGGCCGCCCCGGGCCCAGATTCGCCCCCCAGTCCCAGTCCACCTACCCCGGCGACCCCGGCCGCCCTGGCGGCCCGCCGCAGCGAGGTTCGTAAATGA
- the nusB gene encoding transcription antitermination factor NusB, which yields MADGRHHKTTRGRHHARKRAVDLLFEAEARGLTPTECADARTALAAQKPEIDPVAPYTETVVRGVTEHSAHIDDLISSHLQGWTLMRLPAVDRAILRVAVWELLHADDVPEPVAVDEAVELAKELSTDDSPGFVNGILGQVMLVTPQIRAAAEAVRAAGSTDEQP from the coding sequence ATGGCTGACGGCCGGCACCACAAGACCACCCGGGGGCGACACCACGCCCGCAAGCGTGCCGTCGACCTGCTGTTCGAGGCCGAGGCGCGCGGGCTGACCCCGACCGAATGTGCCGACGCGCGCACCGCGCTGGCCGCTCAGAAGCCCGAGATCGACCCGGTCGCGCCCTACACCGAGACGGTTGTCCGCGGGGTGACCGAACACAGCGCCCACATCGACGACCTGATCAGTTCGCACCTGCAGGGCTGGACGTTGATGCGGCTACCCGCCGTGGACCGCGCGATCCTGCGGGTCGCGGTCTGGGAGTTGCTGCACGCTGACGACGTGCCCGAACCGGTCGCCGTCGACGAGGCCGTGGAGTTGGCCAAGGAGTTGTCCACCGATGACTCACCGGGCTTCGTCAACGGGATCCTGGGCCAGGTGATGCTGGTGACCCCGCAGATCCGCGCGGCCGCCGAGGCGGTCCGCGCCGCCGGGAGCACCGACGAACAACCCTGA
- a CDS encoding shikimate dehydrogenase: MTARRAAVLGSPIAHSRSPQLHLAAYRALGLTDWSYERIECTAAELPALVGGFGPEWVGVSVTMPGKFAALEFADIRTERAALVGSANTLVRVDGGSRWRADNTDVDGVIGALEPVLSAPGGSAIVLGSGGTAPAVVAGLARLEVGEIVVAARNAERAADLLALAARLDLPARHCPLTAAALAAAAAGAAVAVSTLPAEVAADHAAALAGVPVFLDALYDPWPTPLAAAIAAAGGTVVSGLQMLLHQAYAQVEQFTGRPAPRAEMAAALA, from the coding sequence GTGACCGCCCGCCGGGCCGCGGTGCTGGGGTCACCGATCGCGCATTCCCGTTCACCGCAGTTGCACCTGGCGGCCTATCGCGCGCTCGGGCTCACCGACTGGAGCTATGAGCGCATCGAGTGCACCGCGGCCGAATTGCCGGCCCTGGTGGGCGGATTCGGCCCGGAATGGGTCGGGGTGTCGGTGACGATGCCCGGCAAGTTCGCGGCGCTGGAGTTCGCCGACATTCGCACCGAACGGGCCGCGTTGGTCGGCTCGGCCAACACGTTGGTGCGGGTCGACGGCGGGTCCCGCTGGCGCGCCGACAACACCGACGTCGACGGCGTCATCGGGGCCCTCGAACCGGTGCTGAGCGCGCCCGGCGGCAGCGCGATCGTGCTGGGCTCCGGCGGCACCGCCCCGGCCGTGGTCGCGGGCCTGGCGCGCCTGGAGGTGGGGGAGATCGTGGTGGCCGCGCGCAACGCCGAACGGGCCGCCGACCTGCTGGCCCTGGCCGCGCGCCTGGACCTGCCGGCGCGGCACTGCCCGCTGACCGCCGCCGCGTTGGCGGCCGCGGCGGCCGGTGCGGCGGTGGCCGTCAGCACGCTGCCCGCCGAGGTGGCCGCCGACCACGCGGCGGCACTCGCGGGCGTGCCGGTGTTCCTCGACGCCCTCTACGACCCGTGGCCGACGCCGCTGGCTGCGGCCATCGCGGCTGCCGGCGGCACCGTGGTCAGCGGTCTGCAGATGCTGCTGCACCAGGCCTACGCGCAGGTCGAGCAGTTCACCGGGCGCCCCGCGCCCCGCGCCGAGATGGCCGCCGCGCTGGCCTGA
- a CDS encoding prepilin peptidase has translation MPWLLTIATGAWLLALTAWDLTAQRLPNALTLPGAAAVIAVATASGSGAAAVAGALLLAAAYLLIHLLSPAGLGAGDVKLALGLGALTGAFGAAAWTSAALGAPLLTLLWAVATGRRAVPHGPAMCAASAAAVAVALALT, from the coding sequence GTGCCATGGCTGCTGACGATCGCGACGGGGGCGTGGCTGCTGGCGTTGACCGCCTGGGACCTCACCGCGCAGCGCCTGCCCAATGCGCTGACCCTGCCCGGCGCCGCCGCGGTCATCGCGGTCGCCACCGCGTCGGGGTCCGGGGCCGCCGCGGTCGCCGGTGCGCTGCTGCTGGCGGCGGCCTATCTGCTCATTCACCTGCTGTCACCGGCGGGCCTGGGCGCCGGCGATGTGAAGCTGGCGTTGGGGTTGGGCGCGCTGACCGGGGCCTTCGGGGCCGCGGCGTGGACCTCGGCGGCCCTCGGCGCCCCGCTGCTGACCCTGCTGTGGGCGGTCGCCACCGGGCGTCGGGCGGTGCCGCACGGCCCCGCGATGTGCGCGGCCAGCGCGGCGGCCGTCGCCGTGGCACTCGCGCTGACCTGA
- a CDS encoding endolytic transglycosylase MltG — protein MTEDVEPERAQPIAVGPPRRRLSRAARVRAERDRRRRRLVTGAALVVLTVVVVAVAFLGSKLWHGMTGTPNDFAGDGVDDVVIQVHEGDSTTAVAQTLVDANVVATAAGFVEAASSSAAIAAIQPGFYRVRTEIPAALAVDKLADPANRVGKMTIPEGRQLDDTTDVKTHAVTAGIFTLISNASCVELNGEQECVPAAELQAAASTAARADLQIPDWAAERVDAMGDDHRRIEGLIAAGTWNVDPSASATEILADLIDTSTTHYTRDGLLETGAAMNMSPYDVLVVGSLVQKESTPEDFPKVARVIYNRLAEPQKLEFDSTVNYSLDRQEIATTDADRAAVTPWNTYASEGLPATPIAAPGQPAIEAAVHPADGDWLYFVTIDMSGTTLFTKDYQQHLASIEIARRNGVLDSAR, from the coding sequence ATGACTGAGGACGTAGAACCCGAACGCGCCCAACCGATTGCGGTGGGTCCACCACGACGGCGGCTGTCCCGGGCGGCGCGCGTGCGCGCCGAACGCGACCGCCGGCGGCGTCGACTCGTCACCGGCGCCGCGCTGGTGGTGCTGACGGTGGTGGTCGTCGCGGTGGCCTTCCTGGGTTCCAAGCTGTGGCACGGTATGACGGGCACGCCGAACGACTTCGCCGGTGACGGCGTCGACGACGTCGTGATCCAGGTGCACGAGGGCGACTCGACCACCGCGGTGGCCCAGACCCTGGTCGACGCCAACGTGGTGGCCACCGCCGCGGGCTTCGTGGAGGCGGCCTCGAGCAGCGCCGCGATCGCCGCCATCCAGCCCGGCTTCTACCGAGTGCGGACCGAGATCCCCGCGGCCCTGGCGGTGGACAAGCTGGCCGATCCGGCCAACCGGGTCGGCAAGATGACCATCCCGGAGGGGCGCCAACTCGACGACACCACCGACGTCAAGACCCACGCCGTGACCGCCGGGATCTTCACGCTGATCTCGAATGCCAGTTGTGTGGAACTCAACGGCGAGCAGGAGTGTGTACCGGCCGCGGAGTTGCAGGCCGCGGCCAGCACCGCCGCGCGCGCCGATTTGCAGATCCCGGACTGGGCCGCCGAGCGCGTCGACGCCATGGGTGACGATCACCGGCGCATCGAGGGGCTGATCGCGGCGGGCACCTGGAACGTCGACCCGTCGGCGTCGGCGACCGAGATCCTCGCCGATCTGATCGACACCAGCACCACCCACTACACCCGCGACGGACTGCTCGAGACGGGTGCGGCCATGAACATGTCGCCCTACGACGTCCTTGTGGTCGGGTCGTTGGTGCAGAAGGAGTCCACGCCCGAGGACTTCCCGAAGGTCGCGCGCGTCATCTACAACCGGCTGGCCGAACCGCAGAAGCTGGAATTCGACTCGACCGTGAACTACTCGCTGGACCGCCAGGAGATCGCCACCACCGACGCCGACCGCGCCGCGGTCACCCCGTGGAACACTTACGCGTCCGAAGGCCTGCCGGCGACGCCGATCGCCGCGCCGGGGCAGCCGGCCATCGAGGCCGCGGTGCATCCCGCCGACGGCGACTGGTTGTACTTCGTGACCATCGACATGTCGGGCACCACCCTGTTCACCAAGGACTATCAGCAGCACCTGGCCAGCATCGAGATCGCCCGTCGCAACGGTGTCCTCGACAGTGCCCGGTAG
- the aroC gene encoding chorismate synthase has product MLRWTTAGESHGRALVAVVENMVAGVRVTSADIGAQLSRRRLGYGRGARMKFEQDQVTVLAGVRHGRTLGGPIAIEIGNTEWPKWETVMAPDPVDEAELEVARNAPLTRPRPGHADYAGMLKYGFDDARPVLERASARETAARVAAGTIAREFLRQALGVEVLSHVISIGDSQPYEGPPPQAGDLDRIDESPVRAFDAAAEASMIAEIEAAKKDGDTLGGVVEVVAVGLPIGLGSFVSGDSRLDSQLAAAVMGIQAIKGVEIGDGFTTARRRGSQAHDEMYPGPDGIMRSTNRAGGLEGGMTNGQPVRVRAAMKPISTVPRALATVDMTTGEEAVAIHQRSDVCAVPAAGVVAETMVALVLARAVLTKFGGDSLPETRRNIEAYLQTVAAQQPNTAPTAVSG; this is encoded by the coding sequence GTGTTGCGATGGACCACTGCTGGCGAATCCCACGGCCGCGCGTTGGTGGCCGTGGTGGAGAATATGGTCGCCGGCGTGCGCGTGACGTCCGCCGATATCGGCGCCCAGCTGTCCCGGCGCCGCCTCGGCTACGGCCGCGGCGCCCGGATGAAGTTCGAACAGGATCAGGTGACGGTGCTGGCGGGGGTGCGGCACGGCCGCACCCTCGGCGGCCCGATCGCCATCGAGATCGGCAACACCGAATGGCCGAAGTGGGAGACCGTGATGGCTCCCGACCCGGTGGACGAGGCCGAACTCGAGGTGGCTCGCAACGCGCCGCTGACCCGACCGCGGCCCGGCCACGCCGACTACGCCGGCATGCTCAAGTACGGCTTCGACGACGCCCGCCCGGTGCTGGAGCGCGCCAGCGCCCGCGAAACCGCGGCCCGGGTGGCCGCCGGGACCATCGCGCGGGAGTTCCTGCGGCAGGCCTTGGGTGTAGAGGTGCTGTCCCATGTCATCTCGATCGGGGACTCGCAGCCCTACGAGGGTCCGCCGCCGCAGGCCGGTGACCTCGACCGGATCGACGAGAGCCCGGTGCGCGCGTTCGACGCGGCCGCCGAGGCGTCGATGATCGCCGAGATCGAGGCCGCCAAGAAGGATGGCGACACCCTCGGTGGCGTCGTCGAGGTGGTGGCCGTCGGGTTGCCGATCGGACTGGGCTCGTTCGTCAGCGGTGACAGCCGGCTCGACAGCCAACTCGCCGCCGCGGTGATGGGCATCCAGGCGATCAAGGGCGTGGAGATCGGCGACGGCTTCACCACCGCGCGCCGCCGCGGCAGCCAGGCCCACGACGAGATGTACCCCGGCCCCGACGGGATCATGCGCTCGACCAACCGGGCCGGCGGCCTGGAGGGCGGCATGACCAACGGTCAGCCGGTGCGGGTGCGGGCGGCGATGAAGCCCATCTCCACCGTGCCGCGCGCGCTGGCCACCGTGGACATGACCACCGGCGAGGAGGCCGTGGCCATCCATCAGCGCTCGGATGTCTGCGCGGTGCCGGCGGCCGGCGTGGTGGCCGAGACCATGGTGGCGTTGGTACTGGCCCGCGCGGTGCTGACGAAGTTCGGTGGGGATTCGCTGCCCGAGACCCGCCGCAATATCGAGGCCTACCTGCAGACGGTGGCCGCCCAACAACCGAACACCGCGCCGACAGCCGTCTCGGGATAG
- the efp gene encoding elongation factor P — protein sequence MASTADFKNGLVLKIDGQLWQIIEFQHVKPGKGPAFVRTKLKNVVSGKTVDKTYNAGVKVETATVDRRDATYLYRDGSDFVFMDSEDFEQHQLPDAMVGDAANFLLESMPVQIAFHDGAPLYLEMPVSVELEVTHTEPGLQGDRSSAGTKPATVETGAEIQVPLFINSGDRLKVDTRDGSYLGRVNG from the coding sequence GTGGCATCGACTGCCGACTTCAAGAACGGCCTCGTTCTCAAGATCGACGGCCAACTCTGGCAGATCATCGAATTCCAGCACGTCAAGCCCGGCAAGGGCCCGGCGTTCGTGCGGACCAAGCTCAAGAACGTGGTGTCCGGCAAGACCGTCGACAAGACCTACAACGCCGGGGTCAAGGTGGAGACCGCCACCGTCGACCGCCGCGATGCCACCTACCTGTACCGCGACGGCAGCGACTTCGTGTTCATGGACTCCGAGGACTTCGAGCAGCATCAGCTGCCGGACGCGATGGTCGGCGACGCCGCGAACTTCCTGTTGGAGAGCATGCCGGTGCAGATCGCCTTCCACGACGGCGCACCGCTGTACCTGGAGATGCCGGTGTCGGTCGAGCTCGAGGTCACCCACACCGAGCCGGGGCTGCAGGGCGATCGCTCCAGCGCGGGCACCAAGCCCGCCACCGTCGAGACCGGCGCCGAGATCCAGGTGCCGCTGTTCATCAACTCCGGTGACCGCCTGAAGGTGGACACCCGCGACGGAAGTTACCTGGGCCGCGTGAATGGCTGA
- a CDS encoding M24 family metallopeptidase produces MTHSQRRDKLCARLQTASWDAMLVSDLNNIRYLSGFTGSNAALLIFADARPAVLATDGRYRTQAAAQAPDIEIVIERACGAALTTRAAAAGVRSLGFEGHVLTVDAHHALTATLSDHPNTALVRASGAVEALREVKDAGEVALLRLACEAADAALAALIERGGIRPGRTEKQVRNDLEALMLEHGADGASFETIVATGANSAIPHHRPTEAQLCTGDFVKIDFGALVGGYHSDMTRTFVLGAPAAWQTEIYDLVATAQRAGREALAPGVALAAVDGAAREVIAAAGYGESFSHGLGHGVGLQIHEAPGINAKAAGTLLAGSAVTVEPGVYLPDRGGVRIEDTLVVGNRPELLTRFPKELQTL; encoded by the coding sequence GTGACACATTCCCAGCGTCGTGACAAGTTGTGTGCCCGGTTACAGACCGCGTCGTGGGACGCCATGCTGGTCAGCGACCTGAACAACATCCGATATCTGTCCGGATTCACCGGATCCAACGCGGCGTTGCTGATTTTCGCCGACGCGCGCCCGGCGGTGCTGGCCACCGACGGCAGGTACCGGACCCAGGCCGCGGCCCAGGCGCCCGACATCGAGATCGTCATCGAGCGGGCCTGCGGGGCCGCGCTGACCACGCGTGCGGCCGCCGCGGGGGTCCGGAGCCTGGGCTTCGAGGGGCATGTCCTGACCGTCGATGCCCATCACGCGCTCACCGCCACGCTGTCCGATCACCCGAACACCGCCCTGGTCCGGGCCTCCGGCGCCGTCGAGGCGCTGCGGGAGGTCAAGGACGCCGGCGAGGTGGCGTTGCTGCGGCTGGCCTGCGAGGCCGCCGACGCGGCGCTGGCGGCCCTCATCGAACGCGGCGGCATCCGGCCGGGCCGCACCGAGAAGCAGGTGCGCAATGACCTCGAGGCGCTGATGCTCGAGCACGGTGCCGACGGCGCCTCGTTCGAGACCATCGTGGCCACCGGCGCCAACTCGGCGATTCCGCACCATCGCCCGACCGAGGCGCAACTGTGCACCGGGGACTTCGTCAAGATCGACTTCGGCGCGTTGGTCGGCGGCTACCACTCCGACATGACCCGGACGTTCGTGTTGGGCGCGCCCGCGGCCTGGCAGACCGAGATCTACGACCTGGTGGCGACCGCGCAGCGGGCCGGTCGGGAAGCCCTGGCCCCGGGGGTGGCGCTGGCCGCCGTCGACGGCGCGGCCCGCGAGGTGATCGCCGCGGCGGGGTACGGCGAATCGTTCAGCCACGGGCTCGGGCACGGCGTCGGATTGCAGATCCACGAAGCGCCGGGAATCAACGCCAAGGCCGCCGGTACACTGCTTGCTGGCTCTGCGGTTACCGTGGAACCCGGCGTCTACTTGCCCGACCGCGGCGGAGTCCGCATCGAGGACACACTCGTCGTGGGCAACCGCCCCGAACTGCTTACCCGGTTCCCCAAGGAACTGCAGACTCTCTAA
- the aroB gene encoding 3-dehydroquinate synthase — MSESTAPVQIDVAVDPPYPVIIGTGLLTELGEQLAGTHRVAILHQPVLTETAEAIRKYLSDKGIDAHRIEIPDAEDGKELPVVGFVWEVLGRIGIDRKDAVVSLGGGAATDVAGFVAATWLRGVSIVHIPTTLLGMVDAAVGGKTGINTDAGKNLVGAFHQPRAVLVDLATLQTLPRNELVAGMAEIVKAGFIADPTILDLIEADPEAALDPAGSVLPELIRRSIAVKAEVVAADERESALREILNYGHTLAHAIERRERYRWRHGAAVSVGLVFAAELGRLAGRLDDHTADRHRSILTALGLPVSYDADALPQLLEYMAGDKKNRAGVLRFVVLDGLAKPGRLEGPDPTLLVAAYSEVAASG, encoded by the coding sequence ATGAGTGAGAGCACCGCACCAGTGCAGATCGACGTCGCGGTCGACCCGCCCTATCCGGTCATCATCGGCACCGGTCTGCTCACCGAACTCGGTGAGCAGTTGGCCGGCACCCACCGGGTGGCCATCCTGCATCAGCCGGTGCTGACCGAGACCGCCGAGGCGATTCGAAAGTATCTGTCCGACAAGGGTATCGACGCCCATCGGATCGAGATCCCGGACGCCGAGGACGGCAAGGAGCTGCCGGTGGTCGGCTTCGTCTGGGAGGTGCTGGGCCGCATCGGGATCGACCGCAAGGATGCGGTGGTCAGCCTCGGCGGCGGCGCGGCCACCGATGTGGCCGGCTTCGTGGCGGCCACCTGGCTGCGCGGCGTCTCGATCGTTCACATCCCGACCACCCTGCTCGGCATGGTCGACGCCGCCGTCGGCGGCAAGACCGGAATCAACACCGACGCGGGCAAGAATCTCGTCGGGGCGTTCCACCAGCCGCGGGCCGTGCTGGTGGACCTGGCGACCCTGCAGACGTTGCCGCGCAACGAACTGGTCGCCGGCATGGCCGAGATCGTCAAGGCCGGTTTCATCGCCGACCCGACGATCCTGGATCTCATCGAAGCCGATCCGGAGGCCGCGCTCGACCCCGCCGGGTCGGTCCTGCCCGAGCTGATCCGGCGCTCGATCGCGGTGAAGGCCGAGGTGGTGGCCGCCGACGAGCGGGAGTCCGCGCTGCGGGAGATCCTCAACTACGGACACACTCTGGCGCACGCCATCGAACGCCGGGAGCGCTACCGGTGGCGCCACGGCGCCGCGGTGTCGGTGGGTTTGGTGTTCGCCGCCGAACTGGGTCGACTCGCCGGCCGCCTCGATGACCACACCGCCGATCGGCATCGCAGCATTCTGACCGCGCTGGGGCTGCCGGTCAGCTACGACGCCGACGCGCTGCCGCAACTGCTCGAATACATGGCCGGCGACAAGAAGAACCGGGCCGGGGTGCTGCGGTTCGTCGTTCTCGACGGCCTGGCCAAGCCGGGCCGGCTGGAAGGTCCGGATCCGACGCTGCTGGTCGCGGCCTATTCCGAGGTCGCCGCGAGCGGGTAG